The Corythoichthys intestinalis isolate RoL2023-P3 chromosome 19, ASM3026506v1, whole genome shotgun sequence nucleotide sequence AATCCGTCAGCAGAGAGCGCTATTGACGCAGATCAtcagagaggggaaaaaagaggGAAATGACTAGCCCCGTCATTCATTTCACAAGCATTAGTGATTTTTACACTTGGTCTGGAATCCTTtcatgtcatgtttttttttttgtatattaaaGGGTTTGTTGTGGTAAAAAAATACAACCCcctcacaccaaaactaaaagaaaaaatcagaaccccaaacccccccccccccccccccgcaaaaAAGACTTCAAAACCATggattatctaaaaaaaaaaatacatgaaaaacactgcaaaaaaacaaaaactgcggAAATAATTGGcataactgcaaaaaaaaaaaaaaaaaaaagaaacacctgCCCAAATCAGAAAAAAGCCCACAAAATGGATCATTTATTTGAAACTTATTTCGTTATAGTTTGAATGAAGCACCTCTCAGCAATATTATCCTACACAATTTTTagtctttttctttttgaaaaactacaaagcagaaaaaaagttggtttggttgttttttggtttttttttgtctcgcATCAAATGCACAGCTTGCTTGTTTTTTACCTTTTATAgaggaagtgacttttttgttaagtaaatttaaaaaacataaaaaacccaaattaactctttcagtgcccttGACCAGGGTTACTTGAAAATCGAGAacacattaaacaaaacaaaacaaaaaaaaaactaaaaaatagaAGCCGTCGGTGTGCCGcacataaccccccccccccccccatttcgaCCTGGGTGTGTGGTGAGGAGTCTGAGGACATCTGATGGTTGAAAACCAGCGGGTGTTACCCTAGTTTATTGTGGggattttttgaaaataatatgtaattttctcttatatagttttctactttgataatgaatgaCTCCCCGCTCCAAGGCTATTTCGACCCGTGTGTCTCGACACTCTATAGGCAACCATATTTGTCCGTTCTCTTCAAACCGTTATCTAGAAAGGTACACATCTTTAGGTTCTcttataatgaaataatagttttgaaaaaacaGTGCAGATGGTGGCTCAGCCAACATCTaatttggtttgttctcagatgaacaacaagttgagtaaggaagttttgatgtagaggttgaaggaagcaaAAAGGCATAGactagtcacagccagaaagtgttgatgacattgttgatttttattcaCGCttcccccctcccaattaaagtctgtcacagtcacagccaattattatctaaagctggttaaaattgaagttatggatGTAAAGCGTATCAAATTTTTGTTGATGTGCCCCCTTTTGATCTAAGAGCACCTGCACCTCCATCAATCTCCGCAGGACCCCGGTCGGCAGTGACATTCGTTcgttcaaaataaattggacgccGAGCGCCGTCCGTGGCAGTCGGCGAGTCAACTTATTTGGCGCAAAATGAGAGATCTAATTGCCGTCAATGTAGTTTGGCACCCGTATCATTGACAATAACAGACGTCCAACCATCACCGTGCTGTGAACtaaaatgagttcatcactaacAGACTtcactggcagcaaatgagtttaaaaaaaaaaaaagtttagatgCAATTAAACGTATTTCCTATAAATGACAGGAAATACTTTATAATGATCGAGGGATGTATTTGAACGAACCAAATATTGATCGTGACGTATTGCACTTGTACATGTTTGAAATTTGGGATTATTCTTTCTATGAAAGATCTTCAGCATTCAAATAAATGCTCTTGTACGGCTTGTCGTTGTCGTTTTTTGGCATCCAAAAGTGAAGGCAAAATGCTGGAAGGGGAACAACaactcaaagtgaaagtgaaaccatTTGACATAGCTCCTTCCCCCACCCTGGGCTGAATGCGGAAGATTTTGCGACGCGATGCGACGCGCACCTCAAGTTTGGACGTTCTGGAGCGTCTCTTCGCACGAACTTTCTGAGAAGAAGCCATAGGAAAGGATCGAGGAGTCGCTACCGTCGGTACGGAGAAATGGCAAAGGCGGTAAGGAGATCCGTGCCGTGCCGTTGTTATTCAGCTGTATGTAGGCTAGGCTACACGAACGCACGTGATTCATTTCAACTTGGCATAGCTATCAAACTGGTCAGCTCCCCGTCGAACGTTGCTCCGTCGTTGCTGAAAGTGTATTTATTCTATAGTGCCGTGCGTGCCTTTTGACTTGCACAAACTATGCGTGTGAGCCAgtggtagtgttgtatcggtcgcgaacgattcgttctttttgaacgaattgtttgggtgaacgagaccgaactaatcaccatctgcactgattcgttctatgaagttggtggcgcttgttcgctgcgtgggagggcgttgagcaagcggcagcgtcttctgacatcgcacacgaccaatcagacgccagcctcatcgcgggcaggggagggagcggaaacagaatcatggcgtatgtcactcatttccacgtgtggccaataagcagccagcgtgcaggcaggggggaaagactgagttttgtcacttcccgttcagtgattcggtcctccggttcctgacctagcttgctgctaacttgactttccagtaatgactatgcggtgaacgagtcataaaatgaaaggaaacgactttgtcacatatttgttaacgtggagcctatcaaatgctgctcaaaaagacaaaaacaccacacaaatctagcgagcatggtttagtgttctacttttctcaacagactcgggactgtgcctatgacgatatactatcaaatttacagtaatttaaaacacgcgtagctacgaggcaagcaaaacctgagctgcggtcgcgtgacggcagtgaagcgggcagagaactgtcactatatggaggcttcatggcagcgatatgtacctcatatgtgcacagaaaaaaaataatatttagtatgatcaccataatactgatttgcaatgaaactgtatatacatgtcaaatttttccgagtgtttttttttttttttcgtgtcagagggtgtcggttggtttgacaaattatgtcaatccgtccatcatgtgctactcaagcgccccaaaaacaaagcgcgcggacacgggagatgtcgcaatatgtctacatttttcttaacagactaatgagagtagaaaggcgaaatcataaagcaaacaattatttctcgtcagcatttgacgatctgagatgcggggacgacaggggagctgaccggattattttatttattaataccagtgcaaaaattcaaaacgatcatcttaataataaaaaacaaaaatacaacagagcgagaggttaatatgatgtgttggccgttccataattagaaattaaactttcgatttatttttattttcgtgacagcaggcatgccgcgttggctgttagcagcagcattgtatatgtgagcaagatcatgctaaagaaagtccgtgcgcccccgaccccaaaccccgacttccccctcaaaaggaaaatgtttaaccgtgtcctaattcgaaatgcaagcacgagccatgactttgagcccatagaactaggacagacgacgcggaagttctccctcgcttttgcagcagcgggagggagacgaggctgtctctgagagcagaatgatatcgcctgtcactcatttctgaaactacgacgagtggtcaatgtgcaagagagagggagggaccaagaatgtcacttcccgttcagttatactgcgaagcggtctttggtgattcgttcggcaacgtcacttcccgttcactaaccgaacgattcatttgggtgggtagggagatgaggggggcgaacgattcgttgaacgattcgtttgaacgaatcgttttactgaacgaaccggaatggattcgtttactcaagtgaacgacagatcccgtcactagccaGTGGCGCACAAAGACTATTTGGGGGGGCTGGTGCtcacaggggggaaaaaagggcaCCAGCCCGGCTGCCTCGTTGGAACAATGTGCATTTATAACATTGCAGCTGCATTGCGTAATTACACTTTTAAATAAATAGCAACCTATTCTAAACTAGCAAGCGTCAACAAAGCACTTTCCTTTTCTTATTCTTTCTgggcggccgtggcgcagttaGTAGCTGGAGTTGAccttggaccgaagggtcagtggttcgactgcccactgttgaagtgcccttgggcaaagcattgaaccctgatttgcccccaatgggttgacagcgccttgcatggcagcagccccattggtttgtgaatgggtaaatgtgtgctaatgttaagTGCTTTgggtaaccatgcagataaatgtccatttaccatttcttTCCTTTTGAAGCATGAGTGCCGAACACTGGAAgcggtaaatatataaaaacaataTGAATGAATAAGCCTGCTTGGTGACGTTACAACGCACACACTACGCAGCTAATTATATGTTTGGCATTTAGCAAATAAATGATACTTAACAGCCTGCTTTAAACCTGCATCGTTGTAATAACAGTGTATGTGGgggaaaacactcgggtgactaaccctaaaccctaacctaaaccaaaccctaagttccactctgagacccccagtttgtccaaatttcaaaattgtcctatatgcatgtgtgatatatcattggaaagcttaaaatctcaattttctgggggaagaaacattttgaacaggagggcatttaagaaaaaacaacaaaaacagcaaaaccctaactggaggagagagcacgcaagagcagaattaaagacgacaCTACGATATAACGAgacattatcgcgtacttaccttgtttcggtccaaaaactccatgagacatgtatcactgagtgtcaagatacagatctgaatggccacagtcggattttggggggattttatgggtgaaacatggtcatataacaagggtcgcgatgcagaaatcgcagacaacaaggagtagtcaagattttcattttcatatatttaccgaccctcgtgaggaaaaagcggcatggaaaatgaatgaatgaatgaatgtttttattttttctcaatttttctgtGTTCGGATccattattcatcatctaaaatattggggaaaatgcgaccgtAACGAAAAAATTCAATTAAGTGATAGGTATCAGGTAGATAtcgatgacttttttacagacgctaattttttcattgtgacgtaatttgtttaaacgtttaaaatatgcgatcgaatagttttttaaagttttatttaaaaaaacgaaatattagacatcaattaatgattttaagctaaaaatgacattttgaataataaatacaattgcttaccttctttttgtggctgggttgaaataaaagcggttgcgcgacgtctgtaaacgggggtttccagggtaaaacgaacagattaaaaatagctcgggggcttcatgcgccatgaatctgctatggcagcatatagacatatatttctatcaaacacaaccgttCTTTTGGCGTAAAATACCGCAGTTTATTTAAAGAGGGttgtaagagcagaaactgctttttcagccttgtgtcTTCCGCCATACGTGTGCCCATCCTCAAACGAGGGAGCCAACAGTTTCCTTGGAGCTTATTCACTTCCTCCAGGTgagtttcaaatatatatttgtttgcGTTCATTTGGATTCCTATTAGTTTTTGTTAAGCAGCGGCTTACTCCAGAAGTAGCAGTACTAGTACTTAACCTGCAAACGCATTACTAAATATTGAGCTGTaatatatctttttttcccctcccgacACTGGTTGTGTGCCGGTCACCACATTTCATCtatccactgaattatggcgagCGAGCGCCTAGCCTAGGTTGTTTAACAGGTGGGACAGGGCAGCAGGCTAATTTAGACAATTGCACAGAGActcggcctgaacgatattggaaaaaaactattgctgcaattttttgggggtttgcgatttattgggatatatatatataaaaaaaaatatatatatatatatatatatatatatatatatatatatatatatatattttttttttttaaaaataattttttactagatgacttgaatagcagtttggaaagactttggatgactcatcatgaccacagtgtacagtattccatcgtttttcgtggttaatggggaccagaacccgccatgataagtgaaaaaccgcaaagtagcgcaacccccccatttttttgtgtgtgtgtctgctcagtgtatttattcaaatctagcactggaaagagatacataagagatacatgtaagacatgttttttctcacttttttccccaaagtatgattttaaaaatatatttttttaataaatactttttaagcacttcaaatgtaataattacgatcagttttaaacataactgtcccactgaatcatttttaaacaagaataagtaCTGTTGtagttggctttattaaatgcttctgtttacctaacatggctgtgactcttggagtgacatgtagaaattacaaactcctcataatcaattctagtgtttattttttatgtcatgAACGTCTCCACATTCCCACACCACAGACACAcgcgcttccttgcagaaactgtttaacaagttaaacgatgattgacagatgcccgtgtgaagtcgtAAGCAAGTGGCGCTGTGACTGAGAGCTGAATGAATGAAGCACAACAAAGGTTTGTGGAttagaatttaaaaaacaaacaaactatcccacgtccttgcgatgggactatcgcgcatgcgcacatcgtgatggcgatgtttaaacgatatatcgttcaggcttaatagaGACAAAGGCTACTTCAGGTTTAGGGAGGCACTCACATATCCTCGAGATCCAATTCATTATGTGTTACCTCTGCGTAGGGGCAGGGGCGAGGAGAGGGCGTAAATGGCAGCTGTGAAAGGTCAGTATTGCTTCCGCTTCAATAAATGTGCCGCCTTCGTTTTTGCGCTGCGCGTGTTTGCCCATTCGGAGGACAGGGGCGCTCTCGCAGCGATTCCGGCCGTGGTGCTCGGGAGGGAGGGTACGCGCATTACTAACAATAATGATCGTGACCCGATAACGTCGCTCGGTGAAGAGGGCAAGGGCCAGTGCCTGAGCACCCCCTGGCATCTATGTGTGCATGCGTATGAAGTAAGTAATGACGTATGGGCGAAAAAATgcaaatagaatagaatactcaTTATAATGGCTGCGCTCCAGTTACGTCGCTGTCATCAGCAGTCGGGGAGTTTACCTCCAATCGACAGATTATAAatcaattttaatgtttttaagctGAAAAGAATCTCAATTAAGTCAGAAAACATTTAGACTTTTTAATAATTACAGGTTATTTTTTCTCTTCCcttagtttttttaaatgaatcataaAGGATATTTACAGTTTTGCagtaatgtctgtcattttctttttaaaatttaaaatatactaatagtattagtctttttttaattaattttttaagtattttccTTTCATTCAgaaatatttatgaaaataCAATCATTTTGAAACAGTGTGAAAGagaatttcattttttccccctaaaaactaagcaaaaaaaatgtgagtTTTGTCAAATTAAAAAACGTTTATATGTCTCTCACATTCCCGCTGTCAATATTTTGGTCAGCGTCGCAAGTACGTGCCATTAAGCCCAGAAGAGGTCGACGATGACGAGGAAGACACGGTGGACGTGTTGGAGGAGCGGAGACGGAGCAGCGACGTAGCCCACGCCCTCCGGACCTTCACGCCCCGCCCCGATTTCCCCGCCGGGCAACTCGACGCGGCCGTACTGGCCTCCCGACGCGTACGGCGAGCCATGGACGAGGTCGGCTAGCGCAAAGTAGGCGGTGGCGGCTCGACTTACGAGTGACATTTCCAAAATGGCGTCGTTCTCAGGTCGCCGCGGAGACCGGGTCGCCTCCTTCGGCGGTGAGAGAGCGGGTCGACGCCATTctgcgggagatgtcgcaaaacCTGCGGCTACCTTTTGTGCGCGCGATGGGCTTCGTGCTCAGCAAAGTGCTCAAGCGCCTCTTCTCTAACATCTACATCAACACGGACGCTCTCCGCAAGGTGGCCGACGACGACAAATACGAGTCGGCACGCGACCGCCTGATTGATATTTTATCGGCCGTCCGCAGCTTAGGCGCGCGGCAGAGGAGGGCCCCGTGGTGCTGCTACCCAACCACAGGAGCTACCTGGACTTCCTGCTCATCTCCTACATCTTCTTCACCTACGACGTCCCGCTACCCGTCATTGCTTCTGGACTGGGTGAGTAGTTCCTTCCGATCACTTGAAATGCATTTGATGTCAACGCCGTCGAACGAGCTCGTAAATACGTGCGTAAATGTTAATGAGACCAAACTAGAATATGCCATTTCTAGAAAAAGCCGGTCGCTCGATTCCCGCCGCTCTCTTCCTGTTCCTTTTTGGTCCGCCACCAGTGTTTTACTGTAGATTGTGGGTCGTATTTTGCCTCAATTCCTgtccattttgggccatttacaggtcactcacTGCCTATTTTGGTACaattctgagtcacttcctggtgattttggggGCAACGCTACTTTAAATAAACAGTTCGTGGCCCTGAAGGAAAAGAGTCGATTTTTCCTTGTTACAGGTTGTTTTACTCTTATAAGgaacaggagatgatgacacagaattcaggaataaaaagaacaaagaatttacaCTAAAGACAGACAAACAGAAAAGACATGACATGCCGGTACTGGGACACAGAGTTTGTCGCGCCTTCCAGCGCCTACACTTTTTACCCACTTCTAACTTGGGGGAAGGGTTAACTTCCTCTCTAGAATTGCTTGGAATGTGCAGTCCCCAGCCCTGATCAGATTACATACGTTGGTACGAGGACAAAGGGCCTGTGTGAATATTGGAAGAAAAGCAAAGTGGCATCTTTTACATgtgattattgtgaataaatgaaatTATATTTCTACACCCTCAATTACAGTATACTCTATTTTCAGAATAAATAGTCTCGAAATGAAAGGGATAATAAGTATGTTTTGCCACCGTTATCTGACAAACTCACCATTGTTGTTCTTTCCTCGTCGCGACGCGCAGCTCTGGCCAGGATGAAGTTCATGGGCGAGTGGCTACGTCGCTGCGGAGCGTTCTACATCCGACGCAGCATCGCCTCCGACGGGTTGTACAGCACGGTCCTGTCGGAATACGTCAGAAGTCTGGTCAGGGTACGACCGCGTGACGTACGGTCACCCCGAACGCGTATAATTGTACCTGATTGACGTTTTCTTCCGTAGACGCGGTTCGCTCCGGTGGAATTTTACATTGAAGGATTTCGGAGTCGCTCGCTAAAATCCTTGAAGCCCAAATTAGGTCAGTcaaattaattatatatatatatttggcggaaaacactcaggtgacttaaagttccgatctgagacccccaaatttggccatatttaaaaaaatgtcagatatgcatgtgtgatacagcattggaaagcttaaaaactgaaaattttgaacaggaggccgttaaaaaatttttgaacagcaaaaccgtatctggaggtgagagaatgaaagagcataattaaagacgccatgactttaacgagatattatcgcgttcttacctcgtttcgatccaaaaactccatgtcacatgtatcaccaagtgtcaagacacagctatgaatggccagagccagattttggggggattttatgggtgaaacatggtaataaaacaagggtcgcgatgcagaaatcgcagacatcgaggagtggttgagattttctttttcatatatttacccctttaaatgtttttttttccttttttttttttgtttggatcgattattcatcatctaacatatcgagggaaatgcaacagtaacaaaaaaatacaattaagcgatagttctgaggtagatatctgtgacttttttacagacgccatttttttcattttgacgacatttgtttaaaatatgcgagtgaataattttgttaaagtcgttttttgatGTCTAACGAAATGTTATACATCAATGTTTCAAagctaaaatgacagacattttgaatgataaatttaatgaattaccttcgttttgtggctgggttgaaacaaaagcggttgcgtgacgtctgtaaacgggtaaaatggaccaattaaaaatagttcgggggcttaatgcgccatgaatctgctgtggcagcatatagacatattgttctatcaaacacaacagtttcttttaaagttgagtgcaagtgcagaaactgctttttcagtctcgtctgtgttttccgccatatgtatatatacagtaatagTAGCGTCGCGCCGATACGGTGCTGAAATGACATCATCGGGTACTAAGAAATAACTTGCCGATGCAGCTTAATATCTACTCCATGAGATCTACTTTCCGATTGCCCTACCGGAGATGGCCGCCAGCTACGCACgccgctgtaaaaaaaaaaaaaaaaaaaaattgcatttgtcTGAGACTGTCAATGAGTTTACCGCTAGTAGAAGTCCGACTGGCCGGCAGCCATCTCGGGTAGGGCGACCAGCGGTTGGAAACACATCATTCCTTAGTATTCCCCGATACCGACGACATGGTTTTAGTGCCTAGCGATACCAGCAGCTTGTGTATTTTCAGGTATGTTGCGCATGGTGCTGGATCCTTACTTTGAAGGCGAGGTGCACGACGTGACCCTGGTTCCCGTTAGCTTGAGCTACGATCGACTAGTGGAGGAGTCCCTGCTAGCCCGCGAGCTACTGGGAATCCCTAAACCCAAAGAGAGCACCGCGGTTCGTTCCCGTCGCGTAACGCGACATAGCGGCCGACGCGTTAACTCCGCTGTCGTCGGCAGGGTCTGCTGAAGGCCGCCGGGGTTTTGCGCCAGGATTACGGACGCGCCCACGTTTACTTCGGCCGGCCCGTGTCGGCCCGGCGACTTTTCGGAGGGGAGGCGGAGCCGCTCGTGGACGTGTGAGTCCCGGGTTTTGTCCTCGAGTCCGAGATAGGCACTTGGACAAAAACCATCTTTCTCACTCATTTTTCTTTATAGTTTGCAAGGCTCACAGTACCGCTGATAaccaattcatttttatttcactgAAAAATGAAGTTATTGATGCCCATTTTGTGATGTTCATTTACAGTGGATt carries:
- the gnpat2 gene encoding dihydroxyacetone phosphate acyltransferase isoform X4, which gives rise to MAKARRKYVPLSPEEVDDDEEDTVDVLEERRRSSDVAHALRTFTPRPDFPAGQLDAAVLASRRVRRAMDEVAAETGSPPSAVRERVDAILREMSQNLRLPFVRAMGFVLSKVLKRLFSNIYINTDALRKLRRAAEEGPVVLLPNHRSYLDFLLISYIFFTYDVPLPVIASGLALARMKFMGEWLRRCGAFYIRRSIASDGLYSTVLSEYVRSLVRTRFAPVEFYIEGFRSRSLKSLKPKLGMLRMVLDPYFEGEVHDVTLVPVSLSYDRLVEESLLARELLGIPKPKESTAGLLKAAGVLRQDYGRAHVYFGRPVSARRLFGGEAEPLVDVRLPGSPLEEEEEKKRAGVNVLAHVMVGNQERGCFVSPWSLMSHVLLRRPPSLLSRTGLPWSRLAEETLWLKRLALRFGARLNWPGDVPDGEVMSSAVALHRTSVRLEGERVFLVADEGLATATLMMASYRNQSLHVFTRPALLAAARSLAGSGRRGETFAYFRFLRDLFGSEFIFVPGKAAEDFEEARSLLEKCGALDIVVDREARSSRDAAEVLSFLRALFQPFVDSYSVALRFLGERDAITEKDFLAAARSLVGELIASGRLRTYEALSSDVLKNVLSGLRGMAALTKSEASEKEYTVDRDAVTRIQRILYASDGT
- the gnpat2 gene encoding dihydroxyacetone phosphate acyltransferase isoform X5 — its product is MAKARRKYVPLSPEEVDDDEEDTVDVLEERRRSSDVAHALRTFTPRPDFPAGQLDAAVLASRRVRRAMDEVAAETGSPPSAVRERVDAILREMSQNLRLPFVRAMGFVLSKVLKRLFSNIYINTDALRKLRRAAEEGPVVLLPNHRSYLDFLLISYIFFTYDVPLPVIASGLALARMKFMGEWLRRCGAFYIRRSIASDGLYSTVLSEYVRSLVRTRFAPVEFYIEGFRSRSLKSLKPKLGMLRMVLDPYFEGEVHDVTLVPVSLSYDRLVEESLLARELLGIPKPKESTAGLLKAAGVLRQDYGRAHVYFGRPVSARRLFGGEAEPLVDVRLPGSPLEEEEEKKRAGVNVLAHVMVGNQERGCFVSPWSLMSHVLLRRPPSLLSRTGLPWSRLAEETLWLKRLALRFGARLNWPGDVPDGEVMSSAVALHRTSVRLEGERVFLVADEGLATATLMMASYRNQSLHVFTRPALLAAARSLAGSGRRGRLRTYEALSSDVLKNVLSGLRGMAALTKSEASEKEYTVDRDAVTRIQRILCKKNKTGAPCIDFHLFSRSVFKG
- the gnpat2 gene encoding dihydroxyacetone phosphate acyltransferase isoform X3; protein product: MAKARRKYVPLSPEEVDDDEEDTVDVLEERRRSSDVAHALRTFTPRPDFPAGQLDAAVLASRRVRRAMDEVAAETGSPPSAVRERVDAILREMSQNLRLPFVRAMGFVLSKVLKRLFSNIYINTDALRKLRRAAEEGPVVLLPNHRSYLDFLLISYIFFTYDVPLPVIASGLALARMKFMGEWLRRCGAFYIRRSIASDGLYSTVLSEYVRSLVRTRFAPVEFYIEGFRSRSLKSLKPKLGMLRMVLDPYFEGEVHDVTLVPVSLSYDRLVEESLLARELLGIPKPKESTAGLLKAAGVLRQDYGRAHVYFGRPVSARRLFGGEAEPLVDVRLPGSPLEEEEEKKRAGVNVLAHVMVGNQERGCFVSPWSLMSHVLLRRPPSLLSRTGLPWSRLAEETLWLKRLALRFGARLNWPGDVPDGEVMSSAVALHRTSVRLEGERVFLVADEGLATATLMMASYRNQSLHVFTRPALLAAARSLAGSGRRGETFAYFRFLRDLFGSEFIFVPGKAAEDFEEARSLLEKCGALDIVVDREARSSRDAAEVLSFLRALFQPFVDSYSVALRFLGERDAITEKDFLAAARSLVGELIASGRLRTYEALSSDVLKNVLSGLRGMAALTKSEASEKEYTVDRDAVTRIQRILSGQIRLSPDASDGT